The proteins below come from a single Sorghum bicolor cultivar BTx623 chromosome 4, Sorghum_bicolor_NCBIv3, whole genome shotgun sequence genomic window:
- the LOC8078892 gene encoding salutaridine reductase, which yields MEGRTGNQSEKQVAVVTGGNRGIGLEICKQLASNGVTVVLTARDEKRGAEAVSTLGLSNVVFHELDVSDPSSAARLADFIKEKFGKLDILVNNAGITGTTWSVGDPEIFRQKLAGMDFMERIETIHKHITEPYEEAEKCLRTNYHGIKAVTKALLPLLQSSSHGRIVNMSSDYGLLRFFSGDELKAELNNIDSLSEQRLDELSELFLRDFDDGLLEARGWPTGGFSAYKVSKALVNAYSRILAKDHPSLCINCVHPGYVQTDMNFHAGDLPVEEGVRGVLMMAMAPKGGVTGAYLDKTKVVSFV from the exons ATGGAAGGACGCACAGGCAACCAATCTGAGAAGCA GGTCGCTGTGGTTACAGGAGGGAACAGAGGAATTGGCCTAGAAATATGCAAGCAACTGGCTTCCAATGGAGTCACTGTAGTATTGACAGCAAGGGATGAGAAGAGGGGCGCCGAAGCTGTCAGCACGCTTGGGCTATCCAACGTCGTATTTCATGAGCTGGACGTCAGCGATCCGTCGAGCGCTGCACGCTTAGCTGATTTTATCAAGGAGAAGTTTGGCAAGCTGGATATATTG GTCAATAATGCAGGAATTACTGGAACGACGTGGAGCGTCGGCGACCCAGAAATTTTTCGTCAAAAG CTCGCGGGCATGGATTTCATGGAGAGGATCGAAACAATCCATAAGCACATCACGGAACCTTATGAGGAAGCAGAGAAGTGCTTGAGGACTAACTACCATGGCATCAAAGCTGTCACAAAAGCACTGCTTCCTCTTCTGCAGTCCTCATCCCACGGAAGGATTGTTAACATGTCATCTGACTATGGACTACTCAGG TTTTTCAGTGGAGATGAACTTAAAGCGGAGCTCAACAATATCGACAGCTTGTCTGAACAGAGGCTGGACGAGTTGTCCGAATTGTTCCTCAGGGACTTCGACGATGGCCTACTGGAGGCTCGAGGGTGGCCTACGGGAGGGTTCAGTGCATACAAAGTGTCCAAGGCTCTTGTGAATGCCTATTCCCGGATCCTTGCGAAGGATCACCCGTCACTGTGCATCAACTGCGTGCATCCTGGCTATGTCCAGACGGACATGAACTTCCATGCTGGGGATCTCCCAGTCGAGGAGGGAGTACGGGGAGTTCTCATGATGGCGATGGCACCTAAGGGAGGCGTCACTGGTGCGTACTTGGACAAAACCAAGGTCGTGTCATTCGTGTAA